A window of Variovorax paradoxus EPS genomic DNA:
AAGGCCTGCTGGTAGCTCAGGTCCACATACGCCACGTTCTTGGGAATGATGCGCTGCGCCAGCGCGGCCGTCGCGAACAGGGGCACCAGCAAGGTGGTGACGTTCATGCCGAACTGCGGAATGTCCTGCGGCTCGAAGAACAGGCTCTGGATCAGCAGCCCGCCCGCTAGGCCAATGGCTGCCGGCGCGAGCCCGAACACCAGCAGCAGCGTCGTGCCGAGGATCAGGTGCACCTCGGAAACACCCACCGGATGGTGCGGCAGCACTTCGAAGAAGCAGAACACCAGCGCGACGGCAATCGCCGAGCGCAGCGCCAGGGCGGCGATGCCGTCCTTCAAGACGGTGTCGAAGGCAACCTTGCCCGTGTAGGCCAGCGCGGCGGCGGCTGTCGCGTAGCTGAGGAAAATCTTGGATCCGTCGACTAGACCTGGTTCGATGTGCATCGAGCACCTCCTTTAGTGCACCGCAGTGCGAAAGTTGATTGTTCGTGGATGGGATGGATCACGCAAGCGCCGTCATGACCGCTGGAGCGCGCGCCGCGCTGCCGGCACCGCCGACGCCTTTGGCTTGCGCCTCAGTCGCCGCCA
This region includes:
- a CDS encoding energy-coupling factor ABC transporter permease; protein product: MHIEPGLVDGSKIFLSYATAAAALAYTGKVAFDTVLKDGIAALALRSAIAVALVFCFFEVLPHHPVGVSEVHLILGTTLLLVFGLAPAAIGLAGGLLIQSLFFEPQDIPQFGMNVTTLLVPLFATAALAQRIIPKNVAYVDLSYQQAFKLSVAYQGGIVVWVGFWALYGRGTGLENLSQIASFGAAYMTVVLVEPLVDLGVLAAAKGWRRLQGTVFVERRLYGGV